The stretch of DNA AATGATAGCTCTAGGCTTTGCATTTTTCTACAGTTTACTTTTGTTATATTGGCTCAAAAAAGGCAAAATTTACTCCATCCTACTAATATGCAGTATTATTCTTAGATATTATTTTGACCTTACTTTAAAATTTGCATCTAAGTCCCTCGTTTTTATAGTAGCTGGCTTAATCTTAGGAGCTTTTGGCTTCTGGTTTGAAAAGCAGCGCAGAGAGGGGGTATCTAAAGATGACTATTAAAAATTTAGATAAAAAGAAACTCCTTGCTCTTGGACTTTTGTTTTTGATATTAATAGGATTTGGCTCTATTCATCTAGTAGCTGAAAATTATGGAAAATCCTTATATCTTGAAACTGTTCCTTACGACCCAGTTGATTTGTTTCGAGGAGATTATGTAAATTTGCAATATGAAATTGAAAATCTCGATATGGATTTAGTTGACAAATCCATGTATGAAAAGGTAAATGAATCTGGAAATATCTATTATAAAATACACGATGATGCTGGATATCTAATATATGAAGAAGATTCTAATCCTCTTAAGGCTATCTCCCTTGTCCCTGATAGACCTAGTGGTTCAAATTATATTAAAGCAAAGCTTTTCTATATAGATGAATATGCTAAGAAGGCAAGACTGAGCATAGGATTAAATAGATTTTATGTGCCTGAGGGAACTGGAACTGAGCTTGAGAATTTATCAAGACAAGGTAGACTAGTTGTAGAAATTAAGAAGCTAGGACCTTTCTATACACTAAAAGATATTTCAAAGCTAGAAGAAAAATAGAATAAATGATATTTTAAAATATACTCTCAAAATTGATATTGTAATCTAAATTACTTATCTATTTTGAGAGTTTTTTTAGTAAGTACTCTAGTAAAATCAAAATACTTTATATAAATTACTACTTCTTATTTTAATTGTAAACCTATTTATTTTATAGGTTGACTATGTATTGTTAATCTCTTATAATTAAAGCAGAATTATTTAGATGCTATTATATTTATTAAAATTTTATTGCTTAAAGGAGACTACTATGAAAAATGTCAGAGAATTAGTGTTGGTATCGTTATTTGCAGCAATCACTTGCATACTATCTATTGTATCTATTCCGCTTCCTTTTACTCCAGTCCCTATAACTCTACAGCTTCTTGCAGTTACTATGTCTAGTGCTGTTCTAGGGAAAAGACTTGGATTTTATTCGCAAGCTGTTTATACGCTTTTAGGCGCTGTTGGCCTTCCTGTATTTGCAGGTGGCAAAGCTGGTTTTTCTGTACTGCTTGGACCTACAGGTGGATACATATTTGGTTTTATGGCGAGTGCCTTTGTCATAGGATGGCTAATTGAAATCTTTGCATCAAAACAACAAAACCCAAAGGCTGAGTATCTGGCTATACTTTTTAGTATGGTAGCAGGACTTCTCGTTATCTATACCTTTGGCGTAATTCAGCTTATGTTAGTTGCTAAGCTTTCTTTAATCCAAGGTTTACTAGGAGGAGTTACCCCATTCATACTTGCCGATATAATCAAAATCGCTTTGGGTTCTTCTGTTGCATATTCAGTTAGAAAATCTCTTATAAAATCATCACTTATACTTAGCTAGATTCTAGCTACACCAGTTTTTATTGCCGCCTCTGCTACAGCTTTTGCTACCTGCTTTGCTACCTCTTTATCAAGAGCGTCTGGAATTACATATTCAGGACTTAGCTTATCTTCAGGTATTATATTAGCTATGGCATAGGCTGCTGCTATTTTCATCTCTTCATTAATATCACTTGCTCTCACATCTAGAGCACCTCTAAAAATCCCTGGAAATGCAAGTACATTATTAATTTGATTAGCAAAATCTGAGCGGCCAGTTCCTACTACTTTAGCTCCTGCTGATATCGCAATATCAGGCATAATTTCTGGGACCGGGTTTGCCATTGCAAATATAATTGAATCCTTTGCCATAGATTTAACCATAGGCTCATTTACCATATCTGCCGCAGATACTCCTATAAATACATCCGCATCCTTCATTGCATCTTCTAAAGTCCCTGTAATCTGATGAGGGTTAGTTATTTTGCATAGCTCATCTTTTAAGAAGTTTCCTCTTGTATCCATGTTTTTATGTAATATTCCTTTTGTATCACAAATAATTATATTTGTAGCTCCTAAGCCAAGTAGCATCTTTACTATAGCACTTCCTGCCGCTCCTGCTCCATTTACTGCTATTTTAAGCTCGCTCATGGATTTATTTACTAGCTTTAGAGCATTAATTAGCCCTGCGCAAACTACGATAGCCGTTCCATGCTGATCATCATGAAATACTGGTATATCTAGTTCTTTTCTCAGCCTTTCCTCTATTTCTATACATCTAGGGGCAGAAATATCCTCTAGATTTATTCCTCCAAATGTTGGAGCTATCATTTTTACTGCTTTAATTATCTCCTCAGTGTCTGTAGAGCTGAGGCAAATGGGAAAAGCATCTACATCTGCAAAAGCTTTGAATAGTATTGCTTTGCCTTCCATAACAGGTAGCCCTGCCTCAGGACCGATATCTCCAAGACCAAGCACTGCTGTTCCATCAGTAACAACTGCTACAAGATTCCCCTTTGAAGTATATTTGTAAACATCTGATTTGTTTTGATTTATTTTTCTGCATGGTTCAGCAACTCCAGGTGTATAAGCTATGCTTAAATCATCCCTAGATTCAAGCTTCACCTTGCTTGCTATACTTATCTTCCCTTTGCTCTTTTCATGTAGCTCTAGTGCCATTTTGTTATAATCCTTCAATCTTATATCCCCTTTCAAATGTTTATCTCTTTTAGTCTTCTAAATAATATTTGGTATCTTTCTAAATCCTTGCCTTCTTTAGCAATAACTCCTGAATTGTAAAATTCAACCTTGCCGCTGCCTTGATTGAGGCTTTTTTTAGTTCTAAGAATGTTTTGAAGATGCCTTATTGTCCCTTCGTTACCATCTATTATACTTATTTCTTTGGTCACAAGCTTTTGTATCATATCCTTAAAAAATATAAAGTGAGTGCACCCTAAAACCAATGTCTGGTAATCCTTTAAATTAATCTCCTTAAACTGATTCTCAAGATATTTAGTTATTCTTGTCTCATCAAAATCAAGTCTTTCCGCAAACTGAACCAATTCTTGAAGCTCCAGTAAATCCACTATACTTTCGCTATCTAAAGCACTTATGAGATTATGCAGCTTTTCTTCCTTTAAAGTAAGCTTAGTAGCTGTAACAAGCACCTTTTTGTTTTCTATATCAGTATACCTGACTGCTGGTTTTACTGCAGGCTCCATACCTATTATAGGGATATCATACTTTTTTCTTAAATCCTCTATTGCTACGCTAGTAGCCGTATTGCAAGCAACTACTATAGCCTTGACATTCTTGCTTACTATAAAATCCATAGCTTTAAAAACAAGCTCTCTTACCTCAGCTTTAGTTTTAATTCCATAGGGTTGATTTTCAGTATCCGCATAATATATATAGTCTTCAAGAGGCATCATTTCAAGAGCTTTGTGAAGCACCGTAAGTCCACCTATCCCAGAATCAAAAAAACCAATTTTATATCTCTCTTCCTTATTGCTCATTTTCATCTACCTTCTAGCTTTTCCAGTAATTTTTTCTATATCTATTTTTACTACAGTTGTCTTATGCTTATCATTGGCTATATATTTCATCCCTGAATCCATAAAATCAGGTGAATATTTTTTTATCAGGCACTCAAGAGCATGTAGCTTTTCCTCTTGCTCAATTATGCTAGCTCTTCCAAATACTATTACGCTCTCATATTCAGTTGAAAATTTTGAAGGCAGTACATTCGTATCTCCAACTACGCAAAATGAAACTTTTGAAGAAAAATTTATATTATCTAATTTATGTCCCTCGGTAGCCCCATGAATATAGATGCTCGAGTCCTCAAAAGCATAGCTTACGGGTACTACATATGGATATCCATCTTCCCCTATGGTAGCAAGGCTTCCATATTCAGCTTTTGTCAAAATCTCTTTCGCTTCCTCTATAGCTAGCTGTCTATCACTTCTTCTCATTTCTCTTTGCATAATTCACACCTCTTTCTTTTTTCAAATCACTATATTATATTATACATGGTCTAATGATGAATTCAAAGAATTTCGCATATCTATCTAAATAAATAGCTTGACCAGTCGATACTATATTATGTAAAATTTCTATTATAGACTAAGAAAATAGTCCTAGTCTAGGTAACCATAATAATATTAAGTGAGGTAAAAATGAAAATAGTTGCAGATAGTAGTTGTGATTTAACCGCTGAGCTAAAAAAAGAGCTCGATGTCACTTTAGTTCCGCTTACCATAAGAGTAGGAGAAAAAAATTTTAGGGACGACGAAACCCTAAACCTTGATGAAATGATGAGAGCTATAAAAGCTCACGATAAAGCAGCTCAATCTGCTTGCCCTTCCCCTCAGGATTTTATTGATGCCTTTGGTGAAGCTAAATCTGTATTTGTAGTAACTATGACAGCCGCTCTAAGTGGGACTTACAATTCTGCAATGAAAGCAAAAGAATTATTCCAAGAAGAAACTGAAAACAGCTTTGTACATATTTTTAACTCAAAAGGCTCGTCAGTCAAAGAAACTATGATAGCCGTTAAGCTAAAAGAGCTTATCGATATGAAGCTTACAGAATCAGATATAGTAGAAAAAACTGAACATTATATCGAAAACATGAAATATATATTCCAGCTAGGAAGTCTTGATACTATGATAAAAAACGGCAGGGTATCTAAGCTAAAAGGTATGATTGCAAATGTCCTAAATATCCGTCCTATACTATGCTCTAGTCCTGAAGGCGAAGTTGAGCTTATCGAAAATGTGAGAAGTGAGAAAAAATCTCTTCGTAGACTTGTAGAATTAATCGGAGAAATGGGCGACAATTTTGAAGATAAAATTCTGGGAATATCACATTGTTATGCCAGTGAAAAAGCAGAATATCTAAAGAAAGAAATAGAATCACGCTACCCTTTCAAAAAAGTATTTATAGTCCCTATGGCTGGGCTTAGCAGTCTTTACACGAATGAAGGAGGCATCACAATAGCCTTTTAATTTTATAATAAATATACTTGACTCTCACCTTACGTTATCCTTTATAGTGAAATCAAGGAGGCGATATAGTGCTTAAAATAAAAGAATTGTCTGAGCTTGTAGGTATAAGTGTGCGCACACTTCATCATTATGACAGCATAGGACTTTTATGTCCCGAAAAAACTGAAGCCGGCTACAGAATATATTCTGATAAAGATATCGACTGCCTCCAGCAGATATTGTTTTTTAAAGAATTAGGTTTTTCCCTTAAAGAAATAAAAAATATTATTTCAGATCCTAGTTTTAATAAGGAAGAAGCCTTGCTTACTCACAAAAAAATGTTGCTTGATAAACAAGCTCATATAAGTAAGCTAGTAGAAACAATTGATAAAACTATTAGGTATCAAAAAGGAGAGATAGCAATGACAGATAAAGAAAAATTCGAGGGCTTTGATTTTTCTCAAGGCGATTTGTACGAAAAGGAAGCTAGGGAAAAATGGGGCGATAAAGCAGTAGATGACTCAAAAGCCAAAATTAAAGGTAACGAAGCAGAGCTAGGTGAGAAAATGAACGCTATATATAGAAATCTAGCATCTCTAAGACATCTGTCTCCAGAGTCAAACGAAGCTCAAGCTGCCATAGAGCAGTGGTTTTATTTTCTCAATGATATGGGTTCATACTCACTAGAGGCTTTGGAAGGACTAGGCGAAATGTATGTAGCTGATGAGAGGTTCACAAAAAATATCGATAAATTCGGAGAAGGTCTTGCACTTTTTATGAGAGATGCTATGAAAATTTATTCTCATAAAAAGAAATAAACCTATTAATGAAATAAAAGATTGCAAATTACGACAGAAAACTTTGAAATTTAAATGATCTTGATTAACCATAATTATTAAAGGGCAGCTATATAGCCACCCTTTAATTTTTTTGCAGTAGAATTTTAGATTCAAAAAATTTAATAATCTATCCCTCAATTGAGAGAATTAATTCTTTAGTATTATCTC from Acetoanaerobium noterae encodes:
- a CDS encoding GDYXXLXY domain-containing protein; the protein is MTIKNLDKKKLLALGLLFLILIGFGSIHLVAENYGKSLYLETVPYDPVDLFRGDYVNLQYEIENLDMDLVDKSMYEKVNESGNIYYKIHDDAGYLIYEEDSNPLKAISLVPDRPSGSNYIKAKLFYIDEYAKKARLSIGLNRFYVPEGTGTELENLSRQGRLVVEIKKLGPFYTLKDISKLEEK
- a CDS encoding biotin transporter BioY, whose translation is MKNVRELVLVSLFAAITCILSIVSIPLPFTPVPITLQLLAVTMSSAVLGKRLGFYSQAVYTLLGAVGLPVFAGGKAGFSVLLGPTGGYIFGFMASAFVIGWLIEIFASKQQNPKAEYLAILFSMVAGLLVIYTFGVIQLMLVAKLSLIQGLLGGVTPFILADIIKIALGSSVAYSVRKSLIKSSLILS
- a CDS encoding NAD(P)-dependent malic enzyme, which produces MALELHEKSKGKISIASKVKLESRDDLSIAYTPGVAEPCRKINQNKSDVYKYTSKGNLVAVVTDGTAVLGLGDIGPEAGLPVMEGKAILFKAFADVDAFPICLSSTDTEEIIKAVKMIAPTFGGINLEDISAPRCIEIEERLRKELDIPVFHDDQHGTAIVVCAGLINALKLVNKSMSELKIAVNGAGAAGSAIVKMLLGLGATNIIICDTKGILHKNMDTRGNFLKDELCKITNPHQITGTLEDAMKDADVFIGVSAADMVNEPMVKSMAKDSIIFAMANPVPEIMPDIAISAGAKVVGTGRSDFANQINNVLAFPGIFRGALDVRASDINEEMKIAAAYAIANIIPEDKLSPEYVIPDALDKEVAKQVAKAVAEAAIKTGVARI
- the murI gene encoding glutamate racemase, encoding MSNKEERYKIGFFDSGIGGLTVLHKALEMMPLEDYIYYADTENQPYGIKTKAEVRELVFKAMDFIVSKNVKAIVVACNTATSVAIEDLRKKYDIPIIGMEPAVKPAVRYTDIENKKVLVTATKLTLKEEKLHNLISALDSESIVDLLELQELVQFAERLDFDETRITKYLENQFKEINLKDYQTLVLGCTHFIFFKDMIQKLVTKEISIIDGNEGTIRHLQNILRTKKSLNQGSGKVEFYNSGVIAKEGKDLERYQILFRRLKEINI
- a CDS encoding pyridoxamine 5'-phosphate oxidase family protein, with protein sequence MQREMRRSDRQLAIEEAKEILTKAEYGSLATIGEDGYPYVVPVSYAFEDSSIYIHGATEGHKLDNINFSSKVSFCVVGDTNVLPSKFSTEYESVIVFGRASIIEQEEKLHALECLIKKYSPDFMDSGMKYIANDKHKTTVVKIDIEKITGKARR
- a CDS encoding DegV family protein, with product MKIVADSSCDLTAELKKELDVTLVPLTIRVGEKNFRDDETLNLDEMMRAIKAHDKAAQSACPSPQDFIDAFGEAKSVFVVTMTAALSGTYNSAMKAKELFQEETENSFVHIFNSKGSSVKETMIAVKLKELIDMKLTESDIVEKTEHYIENMKYIFQLGSLDTMIKNGRVSKLKGMIANVLNIRPILCSSPEGEVELIENVRSEKKSLRRLVELIGEMGDNFEDKILGISHCYASEKAEYLKKEIESRYPFKKVFIVPMAGLSSLYTNEGGITIAF
- a CDS encoding MerR family transcriptional regulator; the encoded protein is MLKIKELSELVGISVRTLHHYDSIGLLCPEKTEAGYRIYSDKDIDCLQQILFFKELGFSLKEIKNIISDPSFNKEEALLTHKKMLLDKQAHISKLVETIDKTIRYQKGEIAMTDKEKFEGFDFSQGDLYEKEAREKWGDKAVDDSKAKIKGNEAELGEKMNAIYRNLASLRHLSPESNEAQAAIEQWFYFLNDMGSYSLEALEGLGEMYVADERFTKNIDKFGEGLALFMRDAMKIYSHKKK